Proteins encoded within one genomic window of Pygocentrus nattereri isolate fPygNat1 chromosome 7, fPygNat1.pri, whole genome shotgun sequence:
- the tmem91 gene encoding transmembrane protein 91: MESQDELEHPLLAISPKHSTEMGGLFKGALVRREEEKRAPPLTWGSYCTSTDQQQQQQQQLLDPGSLPSTLESLYPPAPVWGPADSLGLHTKEYLETTFVDIGPGSPLERKLLAETRDIHSVSYSMEDEDDLLPDFEDSSSDDFSDTDSESNFPLMIPQDYLGLAFFSMLCCFWPLGIAAFYLSQKTNKASAQGDFQGASTASRQALWLSVLSIVFGIITYICAIAALISYLSGKPP, translated from the exons ATGGAGAGTcaggatgaactggaacacCCACTCTTGGCCATAAGCCCCAAGCACTCAACCGAAATGGGTGGACTCTTCAAGGGTGCTTTGGTGAGAcgtgaagaggaaaaaagagcgCCCCCACTGACATGGGGGAGCTACTGCACTTCCACAGaccaacagcaacagcagcagcaacagctgcTGGACCCAGGTTCCCTACCCAGTACCCTGGAGTCCCTTTACCCTCCTGCTCCTGTCTGGGGCCCTGCAGACTCCCTTGGTCTCCACACCAAGGAGTACCTTGAAACCACGTTTGTGGACATTGGTCCTGGGTCGCCTCTGGAGCGGAAGCTGCTGGCAGAAACCAGAGACATTCACAGCGTGTCCTACAGCATGGAGGACGAGGATGACCTGCTGCCGGATTTTGAG gaCTCCTCCAGTGACGACTTCAGTGACACGGACAGTGAAAGCAACTTTCCACTCATGATCCCACAGGACTACCTGGGCCTGGCCTTCTTCTCCATGCTCTGTTGCTTCTGGCCTCTGGGCATCGCTGCCTTCTACTTGTCTCAGAAG ACCAATAAAGCATCGGCACAGGGGGACTTCCAGGGGGCCAGCACGGCGTCCCGTCAGGCTCTGTGGCTCTCTGTCCTCTCTATCGTCTTCGGCATCATCACCTACATCTGCGCCATCGCCGCGCTCATCTCCTACCTGTCTGGGAAACCACCTTAA
- the exosc5 gene encoding exosome complex component RRP46, protein MESGVGSVLREYGSEQNLLSKPDGSASFIQGDTSVLAGVYGPAEVKVSKEIYDRATLEVVIQPKVGMASVRERAREQCVRETCEAALLSTLHPRSSFTLVLQEVHDDGSLLSCCLNAACMALMDAGLPMGRLFCGVTCAIDAESQIITDPTAQQEKESRALMTFAIDSKDCSVMMSLTKGSFSVKELQQCIAVSQKASERIFQFYRDSVQRRYSKIL, encoded by the exons ATGGAGAGCGGTGTGGGTTCGGTTCTGAGAGAGTACGGCAGCGAGCAGAACCTCCTGTCCAAGCCCGATGGATCAGCCTCCTTCATTCAGG GGGACACCAGTGTCCTGGCTGGAGTTTATGGACCAGCTGAAGTTAAAGTGAGCAAGGAGATCTATGACAGGGCAACCCTGGAGGTGGTGATCCAGCCCAAAGTGGGCATGGCAA GTGTCCGGGAGCGTGCAAGAGAGCAGTGTGTGCGGGAGACGTGTGAGGCTGCTCTGCTGTCCACTCTTCATCCTCGTTCCTCCTTCACACTCGTCCTCCAAGAGGTGCATGACGATGGCTCT CTGTTGTCCTGCTGCCTGAATGCTGCCTGCATGGCGCTGATGGATGCCGGGTTGCCGATGGGCCGCTTGTTCTGCGGTGTGACCTGCGCCATTGATGCGGAAAGTCAAATCATTACAGACCCCACGGCTCAGCAGGAGAAG GAAAGTCGAGCACTAATGACCTTTGCGATCGACAGTAAAGACTGCAGTGTAATGATGTCATTGACTAAAGGTTCTTTCTCTGTTAAAGAG CTGCAGCAGTGTATAGCGGTCAGCCAGAAGGCCTCTGAGCGGATATTCCAGTTTTATAGGGATTCTGTGCAACGAAGATATTCCAAAATACTATGA